The segment CCAGCTCTTCCTTAAGCAGCTCTACCTTCTCGTAATCGTCCTCAATCTCCATGCCTTTCTTATATTCTAAGAATGACCGAACGAGCGTGATAACATCGCGCGTATCCAGATCCGAGATGTCAAGATCCTCATCAATGCAGCAGAGCGAGGTCCAGTAGGTCCAGGCCTCGTTATCAAAGCCGTATGGGTTGAGCATACAGTGCACCATGAACCCGATCTGCCCGGTATTCCAGGTCGAGAGTGGTATCTTCTCCTCCAGGCTCAGTCGGCAGTGAGTCGCGATCGCAATGATCTCACAATTGTCTTGATCTTCGCGGCCGAGCCCAATCACCAGCTCCGGATACTCGTCCTTCAACGCCGCTTCGACCTGCGCCTCGATCACTCGCCCGAGCTCGGCCTTGACGCCGAACATCACGCTCTCGGACCGCACGAGTACCGTGAACCAGTGATATGGTTCAGCGAGCTGCTTCAGCTCCGCTTCCACCTTCAGACGAGCAGCATTGAGCTCCTCGTAGCTAATCTGTGCCCCTCTCCCGCACGGATAGAGCTTATAAACGAACCAGCGTTGAGCCATTATTCCGCCTGAAGGTCACTCGTCATCGATCCCAGTAGCTGTCGCAATTCCGTTTCGAGGCGCTCCAGCTCTGCAGCCGTTTCGTCACGTCGCTTCTTCAATTCCACCCATTCCCCGAATCGCTCGTGCCTCAGCACCGTCATCAGTTGCCGCTCTTCATACTCGAGCGCGTTGAGCCGCTTGGTCATTTCGCTCTGCCGCTGCTTCAACTCCGCCCGTTTGTTGGTCACCCGCGCGATGCCGCGTTCCATCATCAGCTCATACTCGGGATTCAATTCAGGATCTCTCTGCTCCTCCCGTGAGATGACCATCTGCTCTTTCTGAGCTTCGAGCTTCTTGATCTCCGTGGTCAGCGCATGCAGCCGTCTCTCGAGCTTCTCTCGCTCTTGCCTCATTGTTGCTACGTTCTGCTCGACCCAGACCTCCAACCCTTCACGACCACCAGTGCTCATAAGTGTAGGAATAGATTGTCGCGCATAAATAACGCGCTCACGCGCTGCGCTTCAGCGCGCAAAAAACTCACGAGCACCGAGCATCGCCATCACCGCATGGAGCAGCAGCTCGTTCTCTCCTTCCTTCTTTACGGAGAACCGGATATGGCGGGGTAGCCCAAAGGAGGTGCAATTCCTGATCAAGAACCCATCTTCCAGGAGCGCTGCTTCGCCACCACTGCGGTCGCAACCTCCAGGAGATAGTAATTGGCATCCGAATGAACCGCCAGCACGGCTGCTATACGCTCTTTACTCCGCGCGATGCGCGCTCGCGAGTCTGCCAGGAACGCATCACCCTCAGCACCAAGCACCGCCGCACCGACCTTCTGCGCGATCACGCTCACGCTCTAGGGTGCCTTCACGCGTTCCATCGCGGTAACAAGCTCGTTCGAGGAGATCGCATAACCGATTCGGATTCCCGGAATCGCGAACGATTTCGTTAATGAGCGCACAATGATGAGATTCTGCCGGGCCAGCCTCTGCGCCGGGAACGCATCCGTGACAAAATCAACGTAGGCCTCGTCCAGCACCACGAGCGCATTGACCCGCTCTGCAGCCTCCACGAGCCCGTTTAACGCTTCCTCACCAAGATACTGACCGGTTGGATTCTTCGGGTTGCAGAGAAAGACCACGTCATCTGGTTGTAAAGCATCCATGATCAGCTCGGGCACAATCCGCAGCCCGGGCATCGCGACAGGCATGAGCTGAGCCCCAATGATCCGCGCCGCAGGCGCATATTCGCCATAGGTGTGCACCGGAATGAGCACACGGTCCTTGACAAAGCTGAGCGCGACGAGTTGGATGAGTTCCGAAACACCTGCGCCCACTAAAAGCTCGTTCGCCGCACAGCCATTCTTGTGGGCAAGCTGCTCGCGCATTGCCGCGCAACCGGTATCGGGATAGCGGTCGATCTCTGCGGTCGCGGCCCGGATCTCGTCCAGAACAAAACCAGGCGGCCCATAGGGGTTTAAATTCACACTGAAATTGAGGACCCGCCCCGTTCCCCCGCTCAACGGTTTCCCCCCTGTGCTCACGAGTCCGCAGCCCAGACAACGCTGCCCGTGGCGTTATCACCCCGCTTCACCCTCAGAACCGTCGTATTCCGCACTCACCACCGTGCGAATATGCTTGGCCGTCTTCTCACCCACCTTCTCGACCGCCATCAGCTCCTCCTTCGACGCTGTTACCACGTTCTCGACCGTTTTGAAGTGCCGCAGCAAATTGCGCGAGGTCACGAGCCCGATATTCGAGATCGCGGAGATGAAGTATTCCTGCTGCTCTTTCAGCGATGCTGCAGGCTTCTTACCATGCGGGCAGATCTCCTTCTTGCTCGACCGCTGCTGCTCGCGCTTCGCGATCACGTAGAGCAAGGACGCGGTATCCGCCTCGTCCTTCGTCTGGATGATGGGTACACAGAGATCAAGGGAGATAGCGGCGATGACCGCCCGTACAACGTTCGGATGCACGTTTCGCTGCCCGTACAGCGCTTCGCCCTCGAGCACGAGCACCGGTTTCTCGTACTCCTTCAGCATCCTCAAGATCTGTGCCAGCAAATTCCTGCGCTTGTTGATCAGGGAATCCAAAAAATCGGTCGTACTCTTCCGCTCGATGCAGACCCGATCGGAGACAATATAGTCGCCCACACCCAGATTCCGCAACCGCAACTCCACACCCGCTTTCTCCAGGAACCGCGCCACACCCGACTTCGTCTCCCGCGGATCCACGAAGATAGTCAGGCGCACTTCTTCAGGCTCGAAATCGGTTATCTGCTTCTGATCCTCCCGCTGCTTTTGCTGCTGCTCCACCGCCCCTTTCGCCGGGCTCTCATAGTATGAGATCGGCCCCTCTCCCGACTCCAGCTCCGGATCATTTGATAACATACCCAGCTCGCTGATCCGCCGCCGCATCTGACGTTCCTTCGTCCGACTGAGCCAGTAATACCCCTCATCTTTCGTGCCCTTCGCAATCAGGACAATCACCTTTCCCACTTTCTTCCGCGCTGTCCTGCCCTTCCGCTGGATGCTCCGGATCGCTGACGGTATTGGCTCATAGAAAAGCACAAGGTCGGTCGCGGGAATATCGAGCCCCTCCTCCGCCACCGAAGTCGCAACGAGGACGTTGTAAACGCCCTCTTTGAACTGCTGGATGATCTCCACCTGCTCCTTCTGCTTCAGGCCTTTATCCTCCTCCTTCGTGGCCTGCCCGATGAACTTCACGGCACGTATGCCTTCCTTTTCCGCATGCCGATCGTGTAACGCGCTCACGATCATCTCCGCTGTATCCCGGTAGTTGGTGAAGACAATGATACGCGTCCCCGGATTGCTCTGGATCTCCTCCCGCAGAATGCTGATCAGCGCGTCTAGCTTGGGATGCTCACCCTCGTACGCAGCGAGCGCGTTCATCGCCGCTACAAATTGTTTATCCTGCATCAAGCGCTTTGCGGCCTTGCTGCCCTCCT is part of the Methanomicrobia archaeon genome and harbors:
- a CDS encoding histidinol-phosphate aminotransferase family protein yields the protein MGCGLVSTGGKPLSGGTGRVLNFSVNLNPYGPPGFVLDEIRAATAEIDRYPDTGCAAMREQLAHKNGCAANELLVGAGVSELIQLVALSFVKDRVLIPVHTYGEYAPAARIIGAQLMPVAMPGLRIVPELIMDALQPDDVVFLCNPKNPTGQYLGEEALNGLVEAAERVNALVVLDEAYVDFVTDAFPAQRLARQNLIIVRSLTKSFAIPGIRIGYAISSNELVTAMERVKAP
- a CDS encoding DEAD/DEAH box helicase; the protein is MDNSASRSATKFIVHPFIRANTVERREYQVSIADTAKQQSLMVVLPTGLGKTTIALLVLADRIRRGKVLFLAPTRPLVEQHTAFLKAVLEIDEAQIQMFTGSILAEKRGTLWESARIIVSTPQIIENDLLSNRGSLRDVALVIFDECHRAVGNYSYVYIAEKYREQAVEPLILGMTASPGSDREKIQEICSALGVTKVESRTEYDHDVAPYIFKKGFEWRGIDVPVELKKQKRVLDGVLAERLEALRKLGFIRKKQTRELSKSEILALRSAISVQLQTQKHADLYQALSVLAEIMKIKHAIDLIETQGIFAVRRYFERLRSEASSKEGSKAAKRLMQDKQFVAAMNALAAYEGEHPKLDALISILREEIQSNPGTRIIVFTNYRDTAEMIVSALHDRHAEKEGIRAVKFIGQATKEEDKGLKQKEQVEIIQQFKEGVYNVLVATSVAEEGLDIPATDLVLFYEPIPSAIRSIQRKGRTARKKVGKVIVLIAKGTKDEGYYWLSRTKERQMRRRISELGMLSNDPELESGEGPISYYESPAKGAVEQQQKQREDQKQITDFEPEEVRLTIFVDPRETKSGVARFLEKAGVELRLRNLGVGDYIVSDRVCIERKSTTDFLDSLINKRRNLLAQILRMLKEYEKPVLVLEGEALYGQRNVHPNVVRAVIAAISLDLCVPIIQTKDEADTASLLYVIAKREQQRSSKKEICPHGKKPAASLKEQQEYFISAISNIGLVTSRNLLRHFKTVENVVTASKEELMAVEKVGEKTAKHIRTVVSAEYDGSEGEAG